In one window of Tripterygium wilfordii isolate XIE 37 chromosome 1, ASM1340144v1, whole genome shotgun sequence DNA:
- the LOC119997575 gene encoding bifunctional 3-dehydroquinate dehydratase/shikimate dehydrogenase, chloroplastic isoform X2, which yields MESGNVTLASSADHLQIGSGGIRKNSTLICVPIMADSVGEMVIDMGKAKASGGDLVEIRLDSLKSFNPYEDLQTVIKESPLPTLFTYRPKWEGGQYDGDENERLDALRLAMELGADYVDVELQVARTFSDSIRGKKPEKFKLIVSSHNYQNTPSVEDLGNLVARIQAAGADIVKIATTAVDICDVARIFQITVHSQVPIIGLVMGERGLISRILCAKFGGYLTFGTLESGIVSAPGQPTIKDLLNLYNLREIGPDTKVFGIIGKPVGHSKSPLLYNEAFKSVGFNGVFVHLLVDDLEHFLRTYSSTDFAGFSCTIPHKEAAVKCCDEVDPVAKSIGAINCIVRRESDGKLFGYNTDYVGAISAIEDGLRGSHNISGAAGSPLSGKVFVVIGAGGAGKALAYGAKEKGAKVVIANRTYERARELADTVGGDAISLADLDNFHPEDGMILANTTSIGMQPKVDDTPVAKHALRYYALVFDAVYTPKVTRLLREAKESGAVTVSGVEMFIGQAYGQYERFTGLPAPREVFMKTMAKY from the exons CTTGCTTCTTCTGCCGATCATCTGCAAATTGGAAGTGGTGGAATTAGGAAGAATTCGACCTTGATTTGTGTTCCAATAATGGCGGATTCAGTTGGTGAGATGGTGATTGATATGGGGAAAGCTAAAGCTAGTGGTGGTGATCTGGTGGAGATTAGATTAGATAGTTTGAAGAGCTTCAATCCTTACGAGGATCTGCAAACTGTAATCAAAGAGAGTCCATTGCCGACTCTGTTCACCTACAG ACCAAAATGGGAAGGTGGCCAGTATGATGGTGATGAAAATGAGAGATTGGATGCACTGCGGTTAGCCATGGAGTTGGGAGCTGATTACGTTGACGTAGAGCTTCAG GTTGCTCGTACATTCAGTGACTCCATACGAGGGAAGAAACCTGAAAAATTCAAACTTATTGTTTCTTCTCACAATTATCAAAATACTCCATCTGTTGAGGATCTTGGTAACCTTGTGGCAAGAATACAAGCAGCTGGAGCTGATATAGTGAAGATTGCAACAACTGCAGTGGACATTTGTGACGTGGCTCGCATTTTTCAAATAACAGTCCATTCCCAA GTTCCAATAATTGGATTAGTTATGGGCGAGAGAGGTTTAATTTCCCGGATACTTTGTGCCAAATTTGGTGGTTACCTCACTTTTGGTACCCTTGAGTCAGGAATAGTTTCAGCTCCTGGTCAACCAACAATCAAGGATTTGTTGAATCTATACAACCTCAGAGAGATAGGACCAGATACAAAAGTATTTGGAATCATTGGAAAACCTGTCGGCCACAGCAAATCACCTTTATTATACAATGAAGCGTTTAAGTCAGTTGGTTTCAATggggtttttgtgcatttgctaGTGGATGACCTTGAACATTTTCTTCGCACTTACTCATCCACAGACTTTGCTGGATTCAG CTGTACAATTCCTCACAAGGAGGCTGCTGTGAAGTGCTGTGATGAAGTGGACCCAGTTGCCAAG TCAATAGGAGCTATTAATTGCATAGTGAGGAGAGAAAGTGATGGAAAGCTGTTTGGTTACAATACAGACTATGTTGGCGCTATTTCTGCCATTGAGGATGGTTTACGAG GTTCGCATAACATCAGTGGTGCAGCTGGTTCACCCCTATCCGGTAAAGTGTTTGTGGTCATTGGTGCTGGAGGTGCTGGGAAGGCACTAGCTTATGgtgcaaaagaaaagggggCAAAGGTTGTGATCGCCAATCGTACTTATG AGCGAGCCAGAGAACTGGCAGACACAGTTGGTGGAGATGCCATATCGCTTGCTGATTTAGATAACTTCCATCCAGAAGATGGTATGATTCTTGCAAACACAACATCTATTGGAATGCAGCCAAAAGTAGACGACACGCCTGTAGCCAAG CATGCTCTGAGGTATTACGCACTCGTTTTTGATGCGGTTTACACCCCCAAAGTAACTAGACTCTTGAGGGAAGCAAAAGAATCTGGGGCTGTGACTGTATCAGGTGTGGAGATGTTCATTGGACAGGCATATGGGCAGTATGAGAGATTCACTGGATTGCCTG CGCCTAGGGAAGTATTTATGAAAACTATGGCAAAGTACTAA
- the LOC119997575 gene encoding bifunctional 3-dehydroquinate dehydratase/shikimate dehydrogenase, chloroplastic isoform X1 — protein sequence MESGNVTLASSADHLQIGSGGIRKNSTLICVPIMADSVGEMVIDMGKAKASGGDLVEIRLDSLKSFNPYEDLQTVIKESPLPTLFTYRPKWEGGQYDGDENERLDALRLAMELGADYVDVELQVARTFSDSIRGKKPEKFKLIVSSHNYQNTPSVEDLGNLVARIQAAGADIVKIATTAVDICDVARIFQITVHSQVRCVPIIGLVMGERGLISRILCAKFGGYLTFGTLESGIVSAPGQPTIKDLLNLYNLREIGPDTKVFGIIGKPVGHSKSPLLYNEAFKSVGFNGVFVHLLVDDLEHFLRTYSSTDFAGFSCTIPHKEAAVKCCDEVDPVAKSIGAINCIVRRESDGKLFGYNTDYVGAISAIEDGLRGSHNISGAAGSPLSGKVFVVIGAGGAGKALAYGAKEKGAKVVIANRTYERARELADTVGGDAISLADLDNFHPEDGMILANTTSIGMQPKVDDTPVAKHALRYYALVFDAVYTPKVTRLLREAKESGAVTVSGVEMFIGQAYGQYERFTGLPAPREVFMKTMAKY from the exons CTTGCTTCTTCTGCCGATCATCTGCAAATTGGAAGTGGTGGAATTAGGAAGAATTCGACCTTGATTTGTGTTCCAATAATGGCGGATTCAGTTGGTGAGATGGTGATTGATATGGGGAAAGCTAAAGCTAGTGGTGGTGATCTGGTGGAGATTAGATTAGATAGTTTGAAGAGCTTCAATCCTTACGAGGATCTGCAAACTGTAATCAAAGAGAGTCCATTGCCGACTCTGTTCACCTACAG ACCAAAATGGGAAGGTGGCCAGTATGATGGTGATGAAAATGAGAGATTGGATGCACTGCGGTTAGCCATGGAGTTGGGAGCTGATTACGTTGACGTAGAGCTTCAG GTTGCTCGTACATTCAGTGACTCCATACGAGGGAAGAAACCTGAAAAATTCAAACTTATTGTTTCTTCTCACAATTATCAAAATACTCCATCTGTTGAGGATCTTGGTAACCTTGTGGCAAGAATACAAGCAGCTGGAGCTGATATAGTGAAGATTGCAACAACTGCAGTGGACATTTGTGACGTGGCTCGCATTTTTCAAATAACAGTCCATTCCCAAGTACGCTGC GTTCCAATAATTGGATTAGTTATGGGCGAGAGAGGTTTAATTTCCCGGATACTTTGTGCCAAATTTGGTGGTTACCTCACTTTTGGTACCCTTGAGTCAGGAATAGTTTCAGCTCCTGGTCAACCAACAATCAAGGATTTGTTGAATCTATACAACCTCAGAGAGATAGGACCAGATACAAAAGTATTTGGAATCATTGGAAAACCTGTCGGCCACAGCAAATCACCTTTATTATACAATGAAGCGTTTAAGTCAGTTGGTTTCAATggggtttttgtgcatttgctaGTGGATGACCTTGAACATTTTCTTCGCACTTACTCATCCACAGACTTTGCTGGATTCAG CTGTACAATTCCTCACAAGGAGGCTGCTGTGAAGTGCTGTGATGAAGTGGACCCAGTTGCCAAG TCAATAGGAGCTATTAATTGCATAGTGAGGAGAGAAAGTGATGGAAAGCTGTTTGGTTACAATACAGACTATGTTGGCGCTATTTCTGCCATTGAGGATGGTTTACGAG GTTCGCATAACATCAGTGGTGCAGCTGGTTCACCCCTATCCGGTAAAGTGTTTGTGGTCATTGGTGCTGGAGGTGCTGGGAAGGCACTAGCTTATGgtgcaaaagaaaagggggCAAAGGTTGTGATCGCCAATCGTACTTATG AGCGAGCCAGAGAACTGGCAGACACAGTTGGTGGAGATGCCATATCGCTTGCTGATTTAGATAACTTCCATCCAGAAGATGGTATGATTCTTGCAAACACAACATCTATTGGAATGCAGCCAAAAGTAGACGACACGCCTGTAGCCAAG CATGCTCTGAGGTATTACGCACTCGTTTTTGATGCGGTTTACACCCCCAAAGTAACTAGACTCTTGAGGGAAGCAAAAGAATCTGGGGCTGTGACTGTATCAGGTGTGGAGATGTTCATTGGACAGGCATATGGGCAGTATGAGAGATTCACTGGATTGCCTG CGCCTAGGGAAGTATTTATGAAAACTATGGCAAAGTACTAA